One Denticeps clupeoides chromosome 10, fDenClu1.1, whole genome shotgun sequence genomic window carries:
- the pou6f1 gene encoding POU domain, class 6, transcription factor 1 isoform X4, whose protein sequence is MDPEDLAANDTPLTVNEQVIVMSGHETIRVLEVEVDSSVTSSGSDLKGESGGEDGGNLNSEAAEGGAQGGSIPSHDAGDGALRDQEAAVPAVQTIAGSVPVTMSLPQMQTPMPFSVQACPQVLTQEGLATLMTGMIAQPGSLGQPLLIPLSMAGSVGGQGGLAVLTFTTAAVAALPGLAAASPAAGLLKLPFSGLQASTVLNTVQPQLHTPAQTLFQPQAAALQSVQTAVQSALATPSVSSATTAQVAMSTATPTVAAAVAPRASEPSVSVATLQTGLSINPAIISGASLGAQPQFISSLTTTPIITNAMSNMAGLTGQVITNAQGQVIGTLPLLVNPAALGSGATTPALPTQGLQVQAMSPQLVLNTQGQIIGTIGNGPTQVSTSTSVLPKPVVPLALTKPATQGPVVTVAQSTVVLASQTPTMKSATSLSTTGSISCGEAPTVSQLVSKPQQCLSNEEGINLEEIREFAKNFKIRRLSLGLTQTQVGQALTATEGPAYSQSAICRFEKLDITPKSAQKLKPVLERWLAEAELWNQKGQQNLMEFVGGEPSKKRKRRTSFTPQAIEVLNAYFEKNALPTGQEITEIAKELNYDREVVRVWFCNRRQTLKNTSKINVFQVQQ, encoded by the exons GTTATTGTGATGTCTGGCCATGAGACGATTCGGGTCCTTGAAGTCGAAGTTGATTCATCAGTCACATCTTCCGGCTCAGACCTGAAGGGTGAATCGGGTGGAGAGGATGGGGGGAACCTAAACTCGGAAGCAGCTGAAGGAGGGGCTCAGGGTGGCTCTATTCCCTCTCATGATGCGGGGGATGGAG CATTGCGTGACCAGGAAGCTGCAGTCCCTGCTGTACAGACTATAGCTGGATCTGTGCCTGTTACCATGTCCTTGCCCCAGATGCAGACGCCCATGCCCTTTTCTGTCCAGGCCTGTCCACAG GTCCTGACGCAGGAAGGTCTTGCCACACTAATGACAGGGATGATTGCCCAACCCGGTTCTCTGGGACAGCCCCTGCTCATTCCCCTTAGCATGGCTGGTTCTGTGGGTGGGCAGGGGGGTCTTGCGGTCCTCACCTTCACCACAGCTGCTGTGGCCGCTCTACCCGGCCTTGCTGCAGCCAGCCCAGCTGCGGGGCTCCTCAAACTGCCCTTCAGTGGTTTGCAAG CTTCCACGGTCCTAAACACGGTCCAGCCGCAGTTGCACACGCCCGCCCAGACCCTCTTCCAACCCCAGGCGGCCGCCCTGCAGTCTGTGCAGACGGCTGTTCAGTCAGCCCTGGCGACTCCATCCGTCTCCTCAGCCACTACTGCGCAGGTAGCAATGTCAACGGCAACCCCTACTGTTGCTGCTGCCGTTGCTCCCAGGGCTTCTGAGCCAAGTGTGTCCGTGGCAACACTCCAGACTGGGCTCTCCATAAACCCCGCCATT atcagtggAGCCTCTCTTGGTGCCCAGCCACAGTTCATCAGTTCCTTGACTACAACTCCCATCATCACCAACGCCATGTCCAACATGGCTGGACTCACTGGTCAGGTTATTACCAATGCACAGGGACAG GTGATTGGGACTTTACCCCTTCTAGTAAATCCTGCCGCTCTTGGAAGTGGTGCCACCACCCCAGCCTTGCCCACTCAGGGCCTTCAGGTTCAGGCCATGTCCCCACAGTTGGTGTTGAACACCCAGGGCCAGATCATTGGGACTATTGGCAACGGACCCACACAGGTGTCCACCTCCACGTCTGTGCTTCCCAAGCCCGTGGTGCCCCTGGCCCTCACCAAACCTGCCACACAG GGTCCTGTTGTGACAGTGGCCCAGTCCACAGTGGTCCTGGCCTCGCAGACACCCACGATGAAGTCGGCCACCAGTCTCTCCACCACTGGTTCAATCAGTTGTGGGGAGGCACCCACCGTTAGCCAACTTGTCAGCA AACCTCAGCAGTGTCTCTCCAATGAGGAAGGCATAAATCTGGAGGAGATTCGCGAGTTTGCCAAGAACTTTAAGATCCGGCGACTGTCTCTGGGCCTTACGCAAACTCAAGTTGGACAGGCTCTGACCGCCACAGAGGGGCCTGCCTACAGCCAGTCTGCCATCTGCAG GTTTGAGAAACTGGATATCACACCCAAGAGTGCCCAGAAGTTGAAGCCAGTTCTGGAACGTTGGTTGGCGGAAGCTGAGCTTTGGAACCAGAAGGGTCAGCAGAACCTGATGGAGTTCGTAGGCGGGGAACCGTCAAAGAAGCGAAAGCGCCGCACCAGTTTCACGCCGCAGGCCATTGAAGTTCTGAATGCCTACTTTGAGAAGAATGCGCTGCCCACGGGTCAGGAGATCACCGAGATCGCTAAGGAGCTCAACTATGACCGCGAGGTGGTGCGCGTGTGGTTCTGCAACCGCCGGCAGACACTAAAGAACACCAGCAAAATCAACGTGTTTCAGGTGCAGCAGTGA
- the pou6f1 gene encoding POU domain, class 6, transcription factor 1 isoform X3 — translation MDPEDLAANDTPLTVNEQPLGSCPLKFSAHDDQVIVMSGHETIRVLEVEVDSSVTSSGSDLKGESGGEDGGNLNSEAAEGGAQGGSIPSHDAGDGALRDQEAAVPAVQTIAGSVPVTMSLPQMQTPMPFSVQACPQVLTQEGLATLMTGMIAQPGSLGQPLLIPLSMAGSVGGQGGLAVLTFTTAAVAALPGLAAASPAAGLLKLPFSGLQASTVLNTVQPQLHTPAQTLFQPQAAALQSVQTAVQSALATPSVSSATTAQVAMSTATPTVAAAVAPRASEPSVSVATLQTGLSINPAIISGASLGAQPQFISSLTTTPIITNAMSNMAGLTGQVITNAQGQVIGTLPLLVNPAALGSGATTPALPTQGLQVQAMSPQLVLNTQGQIIGTIGNGPTQVSTSTSVLPKPVVPLALTKPATQGPVVTVAQSTVVLASQTPTMKSATSLSTTGSISCGEAPTVSQLVSKPQQCLSNEEGINLEEIREFAKNFKIRRLSLGLTQTQVGQALTATEGPAYSQSAICRFEKLDITPKSAQKLKPVLERWLAEAELWNQKGQQNLMEFVGGEPSKKRKRRTSFTPQAIEVLNAYFEKNALPTGQEITEIAKELNYDREVVRVWFCNRRQTLKNTSKINVFQVQQ, via the exons CCATTAGGTTCCTGCCCCTTGAAATTCTCTGCTCATGATGACCAG GTTATTGTGATGTCTGGCCATGAGACGATTCGGGTCCTTGAAGTCGAAGTTGATTCATCAGTCACATCTTCCGGCTCAGACCTGAAGGGTGAATCGGGTGGAGAGGATGGGGGGAACCTAAACTCGGAAGCAGCTGAAGGAGGGGCTCAGGGTGGCTCTATTCCCTCTCATGATGCGGGGGATGGAG CATTGCGTGACCAGGAAGCTGCAGTCCCTGCTGTACAGACTATAGCTGGATCTGTGCCTGTTACCATGTCCTTGCCCCAGATGCAGACGCCCATGCCCTTTTCTGTCCAGGCCTGTCCACAG GTCCTGACGCAGGAAGGTCTTGCCACACTAATGACAGGGATGATTGCCCAACCCGGTTCTCTGGGACAGCCCCTGCTCATTCCCCTTAGCATGGCTGGTTCTGTGGGTGGGCAGGGGGGTCTTGCGGTCCTCACCTTCACCACAGCTGCTGTGGCCGCTCTACCCGGCCTTGCTGCAGCCAGCCCAGCTGCGGGGCTCCTCAAACTGCCCTTCAGTGGTTTGCAAG CTTCCACGGTCCTAAACACGGTCCAGCCGCAGTTGCACACGCCCGCCCAGACCCTCTTCCAACCCCAGGCGGCCGCCCTGCAGTCTGTGCAGACGGCTGTTCAGTCAGCCCTGGCGACTCCATCCGTCTCCTCAGCCACTACTGCGCAGGTAGCAATGTCAACGGCAACCCCTACTGTTGCTGCTGCCGTTGCTCCCAGGGCTTCTGAGCCAAGTGTGTCCGTGGCAACACTCCAGACTGGGCTCTCCATAAACCCCGCCATT atcagtggAGCCTCTCTTGGTGCCCAGCCACAGTTCATCAGTTCCTTGACTACAACTCCCATCATCACCAACGCCATGTCCAACATGGCTGGACTCACTGGTCAGGTTATTACCAATGCACAGGGACAG GTGATTGGGACTTTACCCCTTCTAGTAAATCCTGCCGCTCTTGGAAGTGGTGCCACCACCCCAGCCTTGCCCACTCAGGGCCTTCAGGTTCAGGCCATGTCCCCACAGTTGGTGTTGAACACCCAGGGCCAGATCATTGGGACTATTGGCAACGGACCCACACAGGTGTCCACCTCCACGTCTGTGCTTCCCAAGCCCGTGGTGCCCCTGGCCCTCACCAAACCTGCCACACAG GGTCCTGTTGTGACAGTGGCCCAGTCCACAGTGGTCCTGGCCTCGCAGACACCCACGATGAAGTCGGCCACCAGTCTCTCCACCACTGGTTCAATCAGTTGTGGGGAGGCACCCACCGTTAGCCAACTTGTCAGCA AACCTCAGCAGTGTCTCTCCAATGAGGAAGGCATAAATCTGGAGGAGATTCGCGAGTTTGCCAAGAACTTTAAGATCCGGCGACTGTCTCTGGGCCTTACGCAAACTCAAGTTGGACAGGCTCTGACCGCCACAGAGGGGCCTGCCTACAGCCAGTCTGCCATCTGCAG GTTTGAGAAACTGGATATCACACCCAAGAGTGCCCAGAAGTTGAAGCCAGTTCTGGAACGTTGGTTGGCGGAAGCTGAGCTTTGGAACCAGAAGGGTCAGCAGAACCTGATGGAGTTCGTAGGCGGGGAACCGTCAAAGAAGCGAAAGCGCCGCACCAGTTTCACGCCGCAGGCCATTGAAGTTCTGAATGCCTACTTTGAGAAGAATGCGCTGCCCACGGGTCAGGAGATCACCGAGATCGCTAAGGAGCTCAACTATGACCGCGAGGTGGTGCGCGTGTGGTTCTGCAACCGCCGGCAGACACTAAAGAACACCAGCAAAATCAACGTGTTTCAGGTGCAGCAGTGA
- the pou6f1 gene encoding POU domain, class 6, transcription factor 1 isoform X5, translating into MSGHETIRVLEVEVDSSVTSSGSDLKGESGGEDGGNLNSEAAEGGAQGGSIPSHDAGDGALRDQEAAVPAVQTIAGSVPVTMSLPQMQTPMPFSVQACPQVLTQEGLATLMTGMIAQPGSLGQPLLIPLSMAGSVGGQGGLAVLTFTTAAVAALPGLAAASPAAGLLKLPFSGLQASTVLNTVQPQLHTPAQTLFQPQAAALQSVQTAVQSALATPSVSSATTAQVAMSTATPTVAAAVAPRASEPSVSVATLQTGLSINPAIISGASLGAQPQFISSLTTTPIITNAMSNMAGLTGQVITNAQGQVIGTLPLLVNPAALGSGATTPALPTQGLQVQAMSPQLVLNTQGQIIGTIGNGPTQVSTSTSVLPKPVVPLALTKPATQGPVVTVAQSTVVLASQTPTMKSATSLSTTGSISCGEAPTVSQLVSKPQQCLSNEEGINLEEIREFAKNFKIRRLSLGLTQTQVGQALTATEGPAYSQSAICRFEKLDITPKSAQKLKPVLERWLAEAELWNQKGQQNLMEFVGGEPSKKRKRRTSFTPQAIEVLNAYFEKNALPTGQEITEIAKELNYDREVVRVWFCNRRQTLKNTSKINVFQVQQ; encoded by the exons ATGTCTGGCCATGAGACGATTCGGGTCCTTGAAGTCGAAGTTGATTCATCAGTCACATCTTCCGGCTCAGACCTGAAGGGTGAATCGGGTGGAGAGGATGGGGGGAACCTAAACTCGGAAGCAGCTGAAGGAGGGGCTCAGGGTGGCTCTATTCCCTCTCATGATGCGGGGGATGGAG CATTGCGTGACCAGGAAGCTGCAGTCCCTGCTGTACAGACTATAGCTGGATCTGTGCCTGTTACCATGTCCTTGCCCCAGATGCAGACGCCCATGCCCTTTTCTGTCCAGGCCTGTCCACAG GTCCTGACGCAGGAAGGTCTTGCCACACTAATGACAGGGATGATTGCCCAACCCGGTTCTCTGGGACAGCCCCTGCTCATTCCCCTTAGCATGGCTGGTTCTGTGGGTGGGCAGGGGGGTCTTGCGGTCCTCACCTTCACCACAGCTGCTGTGGCCGCTCTACCCGGCCTTGCTGCAGCCAGCCCAGCTGCGGGGCTCCTCAAACTGCCCTTCAGTGGTTTGCAAG CTTCCACGGTCCTAAACACGGTCCAGCCGCAGTTGCACACGCCCGCCCAGACCCTCTTCCAACCCCAGGCGGCCGCCCTGCAGTCTGTGCAGACGGCTGTTCAGTCAGCCCTGGCGACTCCATCCGTCTCCTCAGCCACTACTGCGCAGGTAGCAATGTCAACGGCAACCCCTACTGTTGCTGCTGCCGTTGCTCCCAGGGCTTCTGAGCCAAGTGTGTCCGTGGCAACACTCCAGACTGGGCTCTCCATAAACCCCGCCATT atcagtggAGCCTCTCTTGGTGCCCAGCCACAGTTCATCAGTTCCTTGACTACAACTCCCATCATCACCAACGCCATGTCCAACATGGCTGGACTCACTGGTCAGGTTATTACCAATGCACAGGGACAG GTGATTGGGACTTTACCCCTTCTAGTAAATCCTGCCGCTCTTGGAAGTGGTGCCACCACCCCAGCCTTGCCCACTCAGGGCCTTCAGGTTCAGGCCATGTCCCCACAGTTGGTGTTGAACACCCAGGGCCAGATCATTGGGACTATTGGCAACGGACCCACACAGGTGTCCACCTCCACGTCTGTGCTTCCCAAGCCCGTGGTGCCCCTGGCCCTCACCAAACCTGCCACACAG GGTCCTGTTGTGACAGTGGCCCAGTCCACAGTGGTCCTGGCCTCGCAGACACCCACGATGAAGTCGGCCACCAGTCTCTCCACCACTGGTTCAATCAGTTGTGGGGAGGCACCCACCGTTAGCCAACTTGTCAGCA AACCTCAGCAGTGTCTCTCCAATGAGGAAGGCATAAATCTGGAGGAGATTCGCGAGTTTGCCAAGAACTTTAAGATCCGGCGACTGTCTCTGGGCCTTACGCAAACTCAAGTTGGACAGGCTCTGACCGCCACAGAGGGGCCTGCCTACAGCCAGTCTGCCATCTGCAG GTTTGAGAAACTGGATATCACACCCAAGAGTGCCCAGAAGTTGAAGCCAGTTCTGGAACGTTGGTTGGCGGAAGCTGAGCTTTGGAACCAGAAGGGTCAGCAGAACCTGATGGAGTTCGTAGGCGGGGAACCGTCAAAGAAGCGAAAGCGCCGCACCAGTTTCACGCCGCAGGCCATTGAAGTTCTGAATGCCTACTTTGAGAAGAATGCGCTGCCCACGGGTCAGGAGATCACCGAGATCGCTAAGGAGCTCAACTATGACCGCGAGGTGGTGCGCGTGTGGTTCTGCAACCGCCGGCAGACACTAAAGAACACCAGCAAAATCAACGTGTTTCAGGTGCAGCAGTGA
- the pou6f1 gene encoding POU domain, class 6, transcription factor 1 isoform X1: MGEHCFSWLWADSCCRTLCSCLLFFCVCVHFISFGSSCPNVCLASLFSLAIHCLTAEVFFQPLGSCPLKFSAHDDQVIVMSGHETIRVLEVEVDSSVTSSGSDLKGESGGEDGGNLNSEAAEGGAQGGSIPSHDAGDGALRDQEAAVPAVQTIAGSVPVTMSLPQMQTPMPFSVQACPQVLTQEGLATLMTGMIAQPGSLGQPLLIPLSMAGSVGGQGGLAVLTFTTAAVAALPGLAAASPAAGLLKLPFSGLQASTVLNTVQPQLHTPAQTLFQPQAAALQSVQTAVQSALATPSVSSATTAQVAMSTATPTVAAAVAPRASEPSVSVATLQTGLSINPAIISGASLGAQPQFISSLTTTPIITNAMSNMAGLTGQVITNAQGQVIGTLPLLVNPAALGSGATTPALPTQGLQVQAMSPQLVLNTQGQIIGTIGNGPTQVSTSTSVLPKPVVPLALTKPATQGPVVTVAQSTVVLASQTPTMKSATSLSTTGSISCGEAPTVSQLVSKPQQCLSNEEGINLEEIREFAKNFKIRRLSLGLTQTQVGQALTATEGPAYSQSAICRFEKLDITPKSAQKLKPVLERWLAEAELWNQKGQQNLMEFVGGEPSKKRKRRTSFTPQAIEVLNAYFEKNALPTGQEITEIAKELNYDREVVRVWFCNRRQTLKNTSKINVFQVQQ, encoded by the exons ATGGGTGAACATTGCTTTAGCTGGTTGTGGGCTGACTCCTGTTGTCGTACACTGTGCTCAtgtctgttatttttttgtgtttgtgtccatttcatttcttttggtTCATCGTGCCCTAATGTGTGCCTGGCTTCTCTGTTCTCCTTAGCCATTCACTGTCTGACTGCAGAAGTGTTTTTTCAGCCATTAGGTTCCTGCCCCTTGAAATTCTCTGCTCATGATGACCAG GTTATTGTGATGTCTGGCCATGAGACGATTCGGGTCCTTGAAGTCGAAGTTGATTCATCAGTCACATCTTCCGGCTCAGACCTGAAGGGTGAATCGGGTGGAGAGGATGGGGGGAACCTAAACTCGGAAGCAGCTGAAGGAGGGGCTCAGGGTGGCTCTATTCCCTCTCATGATGCGGGGGATGGAG CATTGCGTGACCAGGAAGCTGCAGTCCCTGCTGTACAGACTATAGCTGGATCTGTGCCTGTTACCATGTCCTTGCCCCAGATGCAGACGCCCATGCCCTTTTCTGTCCAGGCCTGTCCACAG GTCCTGACGCAGGAAGGTCTTGCCACACTAATGACAGGGATGATTGCCCAACCCGGTTCTCTGGGACAGCCCCTGCTCATTCCCCTTAGCATGGCTGGTTCTGTGGGTGGGCAGGGGGGTCTTGCGGTCCTCACCTTCACCACAGCTGCTGTGGCCGCTCTACCCGGCCTTGCTGCAGCCAGCCCAGCTGCGGGGCTCCTCAAACTGCCCTTCAGTGGTTTGCAAG CTTCCACGGTCCTAAACACGGTCCAGCCGCAGTTGCACACGCCCGCCCAGACCCTCTTCCAACCCCAGGCGGCCGCCCTGCAGTCTGTGCAGACGGCTGTTCAGTCAGCCCTGGCGACTCCATCCGTCTCCTCAGCCACTACTGCGCAGGTAGCAATGTCAACGGCAACCCCTACTGTTGCTGCTGCCGTTGCTCCCAGGGCTTCTGAGCCAAGTGTGTCCGTGGCAACACTCCAGACTGGGCTCTCCATAAACCCCGCCATT atcagtggAGCCTCTCTTGGTGCCCAGCCACAGTTCATCAGTTCCTTGACTACAACTCCCATCATCACCAACGCCATGTCCAACATGGCTGGACTCACTGGTCAGGTTATTACCAATGCACAGGGACAG GTGATTGGGACTTTACCCCTTCTAGTAAATCCTGCCGCTCTTGGAAGTGGTGCCACCACCCCAGCCTTGCCCACTCAGGGCCTTCAGGTTCAGGCCATGTCCCCACAGTTGGTGTTGAACACCCAGGGCCAGATCATTGGGACTATTGGCAACGGACCCACACAGGTGTCCACCTCCACGTCTGTGCTTCCCAAGCCCGTGGTGCCCCTGGCCCTCACCAAACCTGCCACACAG GGTCCTGTTGTGACAGTGGCCCAGTCCACAGTGGTCCTGGCCTCGCAGACACCCACGATGAAGTCGGCCACCAGTCTCTCCACCACTGGTTCAATCAGTTGTGGGGAGGCACCCACCGTTAGCCAACTTGTCAGCA AACCTCAGCAGTGTCTCTCCAATGAGGAAGGCATAAATCTGGAGGAGATTCGCGAGTTTGCCAAGAACTTTAAGATCCGGCGACTGTCTCTGGGCCTTACGCAAACTCAAGTTGGACAGGCTCTGACCGCCACAGAGGGGCCTGCCTACAGCCAGTCTGCCATCTGCAG GTTTGAGAAACTGGATATCACACCCAAGAGTGCCCAGAAGTTGAAGCCAGTTCTGGAACGTTGGTTGGCGGAAGCTGAGCTTTGGAACCAGAAGGGTCAGCAGAACCTGATGGAGTTCGTAGGCGGGGAACCGTCAAAGAAGCGAAAGCGCCGCACCAGTTTCACGCCGCAGGCCATTGAAGTTCTGAATGCCTACTTTGAGAAGAATGCGCTGCCCACGGGTCAGGAGATCACCGAGATCGCTAAGGAGCTCAACTATGACCGCGAGGTGGTGCGCGTGTGGTTCTGCAACCGCCGGCAGACACTAAAGAACACCAGCAAAATCAACGTGTTTCAGGTGCAGCAGTGA
- the pou6f1 gene encoding POU domain, class 6, transcription factor 1 isoform X2 → MGEHCFSWLWADSCCRTLCSCLLFFCVCVHFISFGSSCPNVCLASLFSLAIHCLTAEVFFQPLGSCPLKFSAHDDQVIVMSGHETIRVLEVEVDSSVTSSGSDLKGESGGEDGGNLNSEAAEGGAQGGSIPSHDAGDGALRDQEAAVPAVQTIAGSVPVTMSLPQMQTPMPFSVQACPQVLTQEGLATLMTGMIAQPGSLGQPLLIPLSMAGSVGGQGGLAVLTFTTAAVAALPGLAAASPAAGLLKLPFSGLQASTVLNTVQPQLHTPAQTLFQPQAAALQSVQTAVQSALATPSVSSATTAQISGASLGAQPQFISSLTTTPIITNAMSNMAGLTGQVITNAQGQVIGTLPLLVNPAALGSGATTPALPTQGLQVQAMSPQLVLNTQGQIIGTIGNGPTQVSTSTSVLPKPVVPLALTKPATQGPVVTVAQSTVVLASQTPTMKSATSLSTTGSISCGEAPTVSQLVSKPQQCLSNEEGINLEEIREFAKNFKIRRLSLGLTQTQVGQALTATEGPAYSQSAICRFEKLDITPKSAQKLKPVLERWLAEAELWNQKGQQNLMEFVGGEPSKKRKRRTSFTPQAIEVLNAYFEKNALPTGQEITEIAKELNYDREVVRVWFCNRRQTLKNTSKINVFQVQQ, encoded by the exons ATGGGTGAACATTGCTTTAGCTGGTTGTGGGCTGACTCCTGTTGTCGTACACTGTGCTCAtgtctgttatttttttgtgtttgtgtccatttcatttcttttggtTCATCGTGCCCTAATGTGTGCCTGGCTTCTCTGTTCTCCTTAGCCATTCACTGTCTGACTGCAGAAGTGTTTTTTCAGCCATTAGGTTCCTGCCCCTTGAAATTCTCTGCTCATGATGACCAG GTTATTGTGATGTCTGGCCATGAGACGATTCGGGTCCTTGAAGTCGAAGTTGATTCATCAGTCACATCTTCCGGCTCAGACCTGAAGGGTGAATCGGGTGGAGAGGATGGGGGGAACCTAAACTCGGAAGCAGCTGAAGGAGGGGCTCAGGGTGGCTCTATTCCCTCTCATGATGCGGGGGATGGAG CATTGCGTGACCAGGAAGCTGCAGTCCCTGCTGTACAGACTATAGCTGGATCTGTGCCTGTTACCATGTCCTTGCCCCAGATGCAGACGCCCATGCCCTTTTCTGTCCAGGCCTGTCCACAG GTCCTGACGCAGGAAGGTCTTGCCACACTAATGACAGGGATGATTGCCCAACCCGGTTCTCTGGGACAGCCCCTGCTCATTCCCCTTAGCATGGCTGGTTCTGTGGGTGGGCAGGGGGGTCTTGCGGTCCTCACCTTCACCACAGCTGCTGTGGCCGCTCTACCCGGCCTTGCTGCAGCCAGCCCAGCTGCGGGGCTCCTCAAACTGCCCTTCAGTGGTTTGCAAG CTTCCACGGTCCTAAACACGGTCCAGCCGCAGTTGCACACGCCCGCCCAGACCCTCTTCCAACCCCAGGCGGCCGCCCTGCAGTCTGTGCAGACGGCTGTTCAGTCAGCCCTGGCGACTCCATCCGTCTCCTCAGCCACTACTGCGCAG atcagtggAGCCTCTCTTGGTGCCCAGCCACAGTTCATCAGTTCCTTGACTACAACTCCCATCATCACCAACGCCATGTCCAACATGGCTGGACTCACTGGTCAGGTTATTACCAATGCACAGGGACAG GTGATTGGGACTTTACCCCTTCTAGTAAATCCTGCCGCTCTTGGAAGTGGTGCCACCACCCCAGCCTTGCCCACTCAGGGCCTTCAGGTTCAGGCCATGTCCCCACAGTTGGTGTTGAACACCCAGGGCCAGATCATTGGGACTATTGGCAACGGACCCACACAGGTGTCCACCTCCACGTCTGTGCTTCCCAAGCCCGTGGTGCCCCTGGCCCTCACCAAACCTGCCACACAG GGTCCTGTTGTGACAGTGGCCCAGTCCACAGTGGTCCTGGCCTCGCAGACACCCACGATGAAGTCGGCCACCAGTCTCTCCACCACTGGTTCAATCAGTTGTGGGGAGGCACCCACCGTTAGCCAACTTGTCAGCA AACCTCAGCAGTGTCTCTCCAATGAGGAAGGCATAAATCTGGAGGAGATTCGCGAGTTTGCCAAGAACTTTAAGATCCGGCGACTGTCTCTGGGCCTTACGCAAACTCAAGTTGGACAGGCTCTGACCGCCACAGAGGGGCCTGCCTACAGCCAGTCTGCCATCTGCAG GTTTGAGAAACTGGATATCACACCCAAGAGTGCCCAGAAGTTGAAGCCAGTTCTGGAACGTTGGTTGGCGGAAGCTGAGCTTTGGAACCAGAAGGGTCAGCAGAACCTGATGGAGTTCGTAGGCGGGGAACCGTCAAAGAAGCGAAAGCGCCGCACCAGTTTCACGCCGCAGGCCATTGAAGTTCTGAATGCCTACTTTGAGAAGAATGCGCTGCCCACGGGTCAGGAGATCACCGAGATCGCTAAGGAGCTCAACTATGACCGCGAGGTGGTGCGCGTGTGGTTCTGCAACCGCCGGCAGACACTAAAGAACACCAGCAAAATCAACGTGTTTCAGGTGCAGCAGTGA